Proteins encoded in a region of the Deltaproteobacteria bacterium genome:
- a CDS encoding LLM class F420-dependent oxidoreductase produces the protein MRIGLMVGATEGPDGTLDGLVAAAKRYEAAGFDNLWMANIFGLDAINALAIVGRETSRIGLGTAVVPTYPRHPVAIAQQALTTQAASKGRFSLGIGLSHKIVIENMFGFSYEKPARHMKEYLEVLAPLCRGEGVAFQGEQYKVAAQLQVPGATRVPILVAALGSVMLKLTGRLADGTITWMTGPRTLETHILPTLREAAKQAGRPEPRVVAGFPILLTNKPAEAREKIGKALVIYGQLPSYRAMLDREGAAGPGDVAIAGDEAQLRREIARLREIGVTDFDAAITPVEDGAYERTLAFLTSELAGARR, from the coding sequence ATGCGGATCGGGCTGATGGTAGGAGCGACCGAGGGGCCGGACGGCACTCTGGACGGACTGGTCGCTGCCGCGAAGCGCTACGAGGCTGCAGGCTTCGACAACCTGTGGATGGCCAACATCTTCGGCCTCGACGCGATCAACGCGCTCGCGATCGTGGGCCGCGAGACCAGCCGGATCGGCCTGGGCACCGCGGTCGTTCCGACCTACCCGCGCCACCCGGTCGCGATCGCGCAGCAGGCGCTGACCACGCAGGCCGCGTCGAAGGGGCGCTTCTCGCTGGGCATCGGCCTCTCGCACAAGATCGTGATCGAGAACATGTTCGGCTTCTCGTACGAGAAGCCCGCCCGACACATGAAAGAGTACCTGGAGGTGCTCGCGCCGCTCTGCCGCGGCGAAGGCGTCGCCTTCCAGGGCGAGCAGTACAAGGTGGCGGCGCAGCTCCAGGTCCCGGGAGCGACGCGCGTCCCGATTCTGGTCGCTGCGCTCGGCTCCGTGATGCTGAAGCTCACCGGCCGGCTCGCGGACGGGACGATCACCTGGATGACCGGCCCGAGGACGCTCGAGACTCACATCCTCCCGACGCTGCGCGAGGCCGCCAAGCAGGCGGGCCGGCCCGAGCCGCGGGTCGTTGCGGGATTTCCGATCCTGCTCACGAACAAGCCCGCGGAGGCGCGGGAGAAGATCGGCAAGGCGCTGGTGATCTACGGCCAGCTTCCGTCCTACCGGGCCATGCTGGACCGCGAGGGCGCCGCCGGACCGGGCGATGTGGCGATCGCCGGCGACGAGGCGCAGCTGCGGCGCGAGATCGCGCGCCTGCGAGAGATCGGCGTGACCGACTTCGACGCTGCGATCACGCCCGTCGAGGACGGCGCGTACGAGAGAACGCTCGCCTTCCTGACCAGCGAGCTCGCGGGGGCGCGGCGAT
- a CDS encoding acyl-CoA dehydrogenase: MISFGPTEEQELIRQTVHEFAAGEMREIARACDEKHELPEELLQKSWELGLVAGGIPESYGGGGIGRSPITNALVLEELGWGDAPLAAAAMTPALFVQPILDFGTDEQKQAYLPLFTGSKFHAATLALLEPNFTFDPGNLRTVAEPKGTGFSLTGAKRLVPLAASASHLLVVARGARDGLAGLEAFIVPRDAKGLSIAPAAERTLGFQCLPRFSVTLDRVEVPAEARLGGEKGIDGARLVNSVRAASCALALGLARGVMELAIPYAKDRIAFEQPIAQKQAIAFMLAEMQIEVSSMRHLVWKAASQLENGLDATRATTLAQTYVNREVMKIADNGLQVFGGHGFIREYPVEMWYRNARALTVNEAVCAL, encoded by the coding sequence ATGATTTCATTCGGACCGACGGAAGAGCAGGAACTGATCCGGCAGACCGTCCACGAGTTCGCGGCCGGAGAGATGCGCGAGATCGCGCGGGCATGCGACGAGAAGCACGAGCTGCCCGAAGAGCTGCTGCAGAAGAGCTGGGAGCTCGGCCTGGTCGCGGGCGGAATTCCCGAGTCCTACGGCGGGGGCGGAATCGGTCGCTCGCCGATCACCAACGCGCTGGTGCTCGAAGAGCTCGGCTGGGGCGACGCGCCGCTCGCGGCGGCGGCCATGACGCCGGCGCTCTTCGTGCAGCCGATCCTGGACTTCGGCACCGACGAGCAGAAGCAGGCGTACCTGCCGCTCTTCACCGGCTCGAAGTTCCACGCCGCGACCCTCGCGCTGCTCGAGCCGAACTTCACGTTCGATCCCGGCAACCTGCGCACGGTTGCCGAGCCCAAGGGCACCGGCTTCTCGCTCACCGGGGCGAAGCGCCTGGTCCCGCTCGCAGCATCGGCGAGCCATCTGCTCGTCGTCGCGCGCGGCGCCCGGGACGGGCTCGCGGGCCTCGAGGCCTTCATCGTCCCGCGAGACGCCAAGGGCCTCTCGATCGCGCCCGCGGCCGAGCGCACGCTCGGCTTCCAGTGCCTGCCGCGCTTCTCGGTCACGCTCGACCGCGTCGAGGTTCCGGCCGAAGCGCGACTCGGCGGCGAGAAGGGAATCGACGGCGCGCGGCTGGTGAACAGCGTTCGCGCGGCGTCGTGCGCGCTGGCGCTCGGCCTGGCGCGCGGGGTGATGGAGCTCGCGATCCCCTACGCCAAGGACCGGATCGCGTTCGAGCAGCCGATCGCCCAGAAGCAGGCGATCGCGTTCATGCTCGCCGAGATGCAGATCGAGGTGAGCTCGATGCGCCATCTGGTCTGGAAGGCCGCGAGCCAGCTCGAGAACGGCCTCGACGCGACCCGCGCCACCACGCTCGCGCAGACCTACGTGAACCGCGAGGTCATGAAGATCGCCGACAACGGCCTGCAGGTCTTCGGCGGCCACGGCTTCATCCGCGAGTACCCGGTCGAGATGTGGTACCGAAACGCCCGCGCCCTGACGGTCAACGAAGCCGTCTGCGCGCTCTAG